Genomic DNA from Setaria italica strain Yugu1 chromosome V, Setaria_italica_v2.0, whole genome shotgun sequence:
GTAGGCAAATACAACAGCACCCTTCtcctcttaatgaaatacgtgcCTTAAAAAATGCAACAGCACCCAAGGCTATGTGTATGTGTATCTTTAAAGTAGGCAAATGCAACAGCAGGCTTCCTCCTTAGGCAGCGGCAGCGGAGCGTCTGCGCAACACTTTCAGAGCTTGGAGAACGGTGTCGTTTCCGGATAGGTTCATTATCAGGAGCACAATTCAGGTTTACATCACCGCTCGAGTCCTCTAACTGAACTGAAGAGGCGGATACAGAGAACACGACGGGCGGCGCGCACGCACACGGGTGCTAACCCCCCGGCCGCCGGGCACGCTCAGGGACAAAACCGGCCGAGCCAACTGAACCTGCCGCGGCCGCCCTTACGGGAGGTTCACGTGATGAGCTTGGGGGAGGAAGCGGCCCATCGTCGCTCTACTTCGGCGATGATGAAACCCCGCCCGGTCATCCTGCCTCCCGTCCCGCTGAGGAGCTCTGCTTTCTCGCCCGCGACGCTGCCATGGACACGGAGGGTCGTCTGCGGTTGGCCTTACTTGCGGCGGCCCCGGGCGCACCGGCGGATATGCCCATCGATGGTCTGCGCCGCGCACTCGCCGagctccccgtcgccggtggcgaCAACTTCTCCATCCGGCGCTTCTGGCCTGAACAATTCCTGGTGACCTTCACCTCTCAGCGTGCAAGGGATGCTGCCATGAGCGCCGGAAGCGTCCCCGTCGGCGACACTCGCTTCTTCTTCCGGCCGTGGACGCGGCTAGTTCGTGCTGACTCGCGCATTCTCCAGTTCCGCGTCTCCCTGGAGCTGGACGGTGTTCCTGCGCACGCGTGGAGTGAACGTACTGCACGGGCGATCCTATCCTCCTCCTGCTGGATCGAGCACGTCGACGACGCGCGCACCGACATGGCCAAGCTCAAGGTGCAGGCGTGGACACATGACCCGAGCTGCATCCCTAGGAGGAAGCGGCTGCTCATCGCCGAGCATGAACAGCAGGTACTTTACGAGGATCCAGTGATGCAAAGAGTCTTTGGGAATCTCCCTCCATACTTGCGGCAAAAAAAATCTCTTCGTAGCAAGCACGTTTTGGTTTTCTGGGCTTTTCTGGGCCCTTTtgttctgttcaacttttaGGCCTTTATTCGGTTTTTGGGCTTTGACAACTGGGCGGGCGTCTCTCCCAATTGGGCCAACATACCCagaggagcgccgccgcgccgcctcacGGACACAGAGCACGCGACGACGCCTGATCccttcttccgccgccgccgccgcatcctcctcctcttccggcGTCCACCTGACATGGCTACGGCGCCGGCGTTCACCGGTAACCTGAAGGTGagttcgtcgtcgtcgtcgtcctcctcctcctcctcctcccccctttctctctctcctcctcccaagCTAAAACCTCCCTCACGCGCATACATTTTGCCCTCGCCCGGCGCTACAAACTTGAAGATTCAAGCTCgaagccggcggtggcgcgtcCGTGGCTCCGGCGCCTTCTGGCGCTTTAATTTGGTGCGCGGAAGGTTGGGGAGTGTAGGGTTTTCGGGTTTTCGTGGGGCATCTTGAGGGAGCGCGGCGAGTACCAGAACTTAGTTTGCGCGATTGGGGTGACCGGCAGCATGTGACCGGGAGACTGATCCTCAAGAGCGTGTGTCACAGGGGGCTGACCATTGGGGTGTTCTCTATGAATCATGGATTAACTTGGACAGTAAATCATCCAGATTTTGATCGGCCATGCTTTTATGTGGACTGAATTGAACATAGATGGTACATGCTGCCCGTTGAGACCTCTGTGTCTGAAGACTTCTTTGTTATCATTGTTTGCTGGGTTGTGAAGTTGTAGACTTGTTACTTGTGTTAAGCTGTGGTTCACCAGGAAGCAGGAAATGAAATGTGATGCTGACACACTGGTTAGATTTATGCATACTAAGCTGCCTTTGCTAGGCATTTTGCTACCAATATTATTACTTGTAAGTGTGTTCATCCTGCCACTGAATTTGTAGAACATATTAGTAAGGCACATGCTGATGGCACCTCTTTGCAACCATTTTGGTATTGTGCAAACAAATTACATATAATTTTTGATGGTAGTGTGGTTATGTAGATTCATCCATTCGTGATATTGAGTTAAAGAAACTGTATTTCTGTTTCTTTCATTTACCTGTAATAAGGGAAGAATTATGCAAATAGGATCCCCAAATAACTATGCATTACAAATCTGTTTCCACATCCACCATGTATTTTTTGGTTTCCTGACTCTGAACTACCTTAATGTAGTTGTTGAGCCTATACTAGTAAAATGTCAAGTCCTGGCAGTGACCGATGCTTCCTTTTGTGCAGAAAGCACTTGCAGGTTTAAGGAGAATCAATTTAGATGGTCTGCGCTGGCGTGTGTTTGATGCAAAGGGTCAGGTTGGGATTCTTTCACTTGTTTCAGCTGTAATAAAAATTCATCAGAAAATGTTATGTGGTAAGTTGCTTCGTCTCTGTGATAGGTGCTTGGACGGTTGGCATCCCAAATAGCTGTTGTGCTACAGGGCAAGGATAAACCAACGTATGCACCACATGTGGAAAATGGAGACATGTGCATTGTGCTTAATGCCAAGGATATCAGTGTTACAGGAAGAAAAATGACTGACAAGATTTACTACTGGCACACAGGGTTAGTAAGTCCCAGCAAAATTGTTCAATACATTGTATGTAAGATATCATTAGGTTTCTCTTGTTATATAGTTTCCTCCCTGAACAGGTATATTGGCCACCTAAAGGAAAGAAGGCTCAAGGACCAGATGGAAAAAGACCCAACTGAAGTGATTCGCAAAGCTGTCCTGCGCATGCTTCCTCGCAACAGATTGCGTGATGTAAGTGAAACTTTGTTTCTCTTTTATTCTCTAATCGATGATAAGGCATGACCGCGTGAGCTCATTTGTTTCTTGGACTAGTTACTTGATTGTTATTGCTAGCATTATTTTCTGTTGTTTAACGGTTAATGATTAATTTTATCTTGCATTGATGAACAATTTTGGCCCTCTTTATTATTACTACCTGTGATTACCACCACTAGTATCTCATTTTTATGCTCTTTCCTGAGACTCTCACTGGGTTTGATCTCTAgcagtcctttcttgattcaacGACTGCTAGAGAAATGTCTATTTGTCTGTATTATATCACCCCTGGTTTATTAAATCTGTGCGCTGCATTGTTGAAGCTAGCTGATCCAATTAATGATTTTTAAGAAATTGTTGCTGTCTTGTAACCAGTGTTAAATAAAATATCTGTGATAACTAGATCTGTTGGAGAGCAAACTTGGTATTGGATATATTCCAATCATTTCTTTTCTTGGTTGAGATTTCATCATATTAAATTGTAATGTTGTGTGCCGATGGAATATTCCATAACATTGTAACTTTGAGAAATCATGCCTCTTTTCTTGTCACGCTGGTATAAGTATAACCAATGTGCTTATGATATTGATGTCTGACATATATTATTCTGATCCTTCAGGACAGGGATCGCAAGCTGAGGATATTTTCTGGAAATGAGCATCCATTCCATGACCGCGCTCTTGAACCTTTTGTGATGCCGCCCCGGCAAGTACGCGAGATGCGCCCTCGTGCAAGGCGTGCATTAATAAGAGCCCAAAAAAAAGAGCAGGCAAACAGaaccaaggaggaagaagatgctaAGAATACCAAAGCTGAGGCTACTGCATAGGCACATTCAGATGTGTATTTGCATGTTGCAGATCTACCAGATGATGCTCGGAGTATCTTTGTTTCCATGACATGTAGCATGTCGAGCCGAATGGACACTAGAAGTAACTAGTCAAAGAAACATTCAGAATTTCTTTTGTATTTTGTTACAGCATGTAACTCAAAACTTGTCTCGAGGCTGTCAGTTGCTTTTATCTGAGTGAATAAGGCCCTCTTCTGCTTTGTTCGACTTCTGGTATCAGAATTCTTAAGTCCAATGAAAATGTAGCAGGCAAGAAATTTTACATGCATGGGCGAAATATTCAGATGAAGTATACCCTGTTGGCATGTTGTAAGATTTGAATTTACAATgacatttatttttattttttttgaatcaCACAGTACAGATGAAAACCTTCACATACGCATACGCACACTCGTCCCTATGAACATACGCGTAACCCTACTAGTAGGTGCATGTCGCTTACCACTGAAAGGATAGCGTCAGTATTATCTTGAAATAAATCTAAGAAAATACGAGCAGCAATGATGAGTTGAGAACTCGAACCTAGTAGGTATGTTCATCACAAAGAACCTTAACAGCTGAGCTACGCTCGTTTCGCCAATGACATTTATATTTTGGAAGGAAGCAGACGTGTCCATAAGATCGATGGACTGCGCGtactaaaaaaaattcagagcGATCAAAATTAGTAGAAACATGCTTTCGGCCCATTAGCAAGTTATGATGGCCCAACAAGATGGAGACTGTCAGCCCCAGGCCCAAAAGCCCTTAAACCCTAGAAAGAAACCTCCTCAGTCCTCCACGGCAGCTCTTCCTCCACGCACACACAACCACTAGAacacctcgccgcctccgccgccgccgaggacgacggcgacgatgtGGCGTTCGCGAGCTcgtgctctcctcctcctccgctcctccatTCCCAgatcgccgccgcagcagccaccaccacaTCCCGCTCGGTCCCTGACCCGAGGTCCACCTCCGCGCCTTCTCTcccgcttcctctcctcctccccggatCCCATCCCCGATGCCAATTCCTCCTCGGCCGACCCCTTTCCCGAAGCCTCCTCTCCGACCGCGGCTACTCCAGATGATGGCACCGAGGCGGGAGAAGACAGCTTGAGCTCGATGTGGGAGGAGGCTGGGGACGCCGACGACATCTTCGCTTCCCCCGGCGGCGCTGACGCCGTAGCCGACGAAGAGGAGGTCGCCCGCGTCCGCGACGTCGTGGAGTCCACCCCCGAGGACAAGATCGCCTCCACCCTCGCCGACATGGTCGTGGACTTCAACGAGCCGCtcctcgccgctgtcctccTTGCTGCCGACCAATGTTCCTGTAAGAAGCTGATATCCCTGTTCAACTATGCCGCGAAGAACAACCCTGCGACCAAGAGCCTCTCGAATCTTGAGATCCTCGTGGGCAAGGTAGCGGATTCTGATGAGATTGACAAGATGGACGCGTACTTGCTTTGGGATTCAGTCAAGGAAATTGGCTCTGTACCAGGATCAGTAAGCACACCGTTGTTGAATGAAATGATTGCTATATTTTGGAAGCTTGAGAAGTCGAAGGCAGCTCTGGAGGTGTTTGCCAAGTTCGATGAGTTCGGTTGTACTCCGGACAGTAACAGCTATTATCTGGCTATTGAAGCAGCACGAAAGAAGTCCATGTTCCGTTCTGCTTGTGAAGTTTGTGAGAAGATGATTGGCTCTGGCTGCTTCCCTAATTGTGAGAAGGTTGGCAGGATTTTGACTTTCCTTTGCGATGGGAAGAAGGTGAAGGTGGCACATTCATTATACCTAGCAgcgaaggagaagaagattCAGATCCCAAAATCAGCCTTGGATTTCCTTGTTAGTGCTTTGGCAAGGAATGATGAGACCGTAGGAACTGCTCTGGAGCTGCTGGAAGAGTACCAAGGGGAGTCACTTAAGCATGCAGGCAAGTCCTTTGCCACTGTTGTACATGCTTTATGTAGGACAAACAAACTGGAGGATGCAAATAATTTGTTGACAAGGATGGTGCAGCTTGAAGAGTACCAAGGGGAGTCTCTTAAGGATGCAGGCAAGACATTTGCCACAGTTATACATGGTCTGTgcaggaaaaagaaattggagGACGCGAAGAAATTGTTGCTGAGGATGGTAGATCTTGGCCCAGCTCCTGGTAAAGCAGTGTTTAATTTTGTCATCACAGCATTGTCAAAACAGGGAGAGATGGAGGATGCAAAGGGTTTGTTGAGATTGATGGAGAACGAAGGGGTTAGTCCTGATATTTATACTTACAGTGTGCTCATGAGTGGCTACGCGAAAGGGGGCATGATTGATGAAGCCCATGCTCTACTTCGTGAAGCTAAGAAGATTCATCTGAAATTGAACAGGGTCAGTTATCACATTCTTATCCGTGGATACTGCAAGATGGAGGAGTTTGAGAAGGCCATTGAGTGCCTAAAGGAGATGAGGAAAGATGGGTTGCTGCCAAATGTGGATGAGTATGACAAACTGATTCAATCATTGTGTCTCAAGGCTTTGGATTGGAGAAGAGCTGAGAAACTCCTGGAGGAAATGGAGGATAGTGGTTTGTGCCTTAAGGGTATAAGTCGCAGCCTCATAGCTGCAGTCAAGGAGTTGGAAGGGGAGGAAATGCAGTCAAAGTCAAGCCTGGAAGCATAATTTCTCTAGGACACACTTGGAGCGACATGGCTGCTAATTAATTTTTTGTGGCAGCTCTTCcttttttgaactttgcatctCTGGTGAGCTTGCAAGAAACTTCATCTTTTGTACTCGTGTCTGTTGTTTTTTACTATAataattttgcatttatttaaATGCTAGACTGACAAAGAAGAGTATTTAGTTTTGGTTTAAAGTGCTGTTCATTTACTGTATGAGGATTTCCATGTTCATGCTACATTTAGagattttcttttccttatgcCTTATTAAGAACAAGAATTGATTTTCCCTGCCAATGGAATTCAAGATTGGGAAATATTTGTCACATATTTTTGATTTAGATTGTCATTTATTATTTGTTTAATACACTTTAATGCCACATTTAATGTTATCTCTTGGGCTTTTGAGCTGCACCACTATGTTCATTAAAATTCAATTGCATGGCTAAAAATCATCGTTGCACTTTTGTTTGTATATCATGAAAACTGGTCTCTACTTCTTGAAAATAATTGGTGCCTACCAGTTCTGTTTTCTATAGAGTTTGATTTATGTACCTAGCTAGTAGCCAGTAGCTGATGGTAACTGCAATCTGACTCTTTCATAACAGCTGATTTGTGCTATGTGATATGAGtttttttgctgagtgtcagAAGGTTCTTTTTGTAACATCATCATTTTGGAGTGGACTGAAAACGATAAAATATTATAAGCATCGTCTCCAAGTATCACTGAAATCTGCGCAATCATTGTTCATGGACGCAATTATTTGTAATGAGTTCTCTGACAAGACTAGATCACATGGTGATTGGCATAGGTTCTAAGACTGTCTTACAGTATTGGGTGTACTCCTTACAGTACTATAATGTATTGGCCCCAAGTTGTTTGTGCCTTCAGACTTTAGTTGTGCGTTGTATTAGGTCATTTATCTGCCAGTGGCATTGTCTGTCAATTCAGTATCTTATATTCTGTTCTACATCTGCAGAAATTGTGGCTTCCCTGGTAGCATTGCTCTGAAAAGTTGGCATGAATGTTTATGAAAAAGATCACTGCATGATGTAATGGATTTTGCAAAGTTCAGATTACAGCACTGTATAAGCTAGACAGTTAAGCATGGCTGTTGTTCTGGCATCATTTCCTCTACGAATCATTGCATTTgtgtatttttttcattttgcattgCGTGTCTAAACTAATTTATTGCAGATTACCGATTGTTTTCTTACTCATGCTTACTACATTGCATTTGCTATAGCATACTGTTGTATTCTAGTCATCTGTCACTACACGTTATTTATTGGTTTGTTGCACATTATGTGATAGTTTGTTTTCTTCCGGCGACTGGGAAGTCAATAAGATGGGGGCAAGCAACCATGATTTGTTTGTGCCTGTTTCATTTGGGCATGGCCAATTTTGCTGAGCCTGCAGCTTTTTTGTTATGTTTTTGTTTGTTTATGGGAGTACTGAAATTAAAAAGGAACATGACAGATCCTTTGATTTACCTCTTTTTTGGATTTGCAATCTGCACAATTTTTTGTACTGTGATCTGTCATCATTAAAACCAAACCATGTAATTGTTAAGTTTCTTTTTTACAGTTTAAATTTTGTCCATTATAGACACTAGTCCTTTTGTCCCCAGTCATTGATGTCAATTTCAGCATATAACCGTTTAGCCGCATGATCCATGCTGACAATTTTCAAAACACTTGTCACAATCGAATTTTGCCAGATAACATACCGTGCCTTTTTATAAAAGAAATATCTGGTCATCAATCCCTACTCCCTATGAAAGAACAAACTGTTGAATGCATAAAGAGCACTGACTTTGCCCATTCTGCTGCTGTTTGGTCTTGAAAGAAAACCAACTACTGGTGTTGTTGCTTTCGGCAATCTCTATTACTCCCACTGGTGTAAGTAAGCACAGTCATCGAAAGATGTGATAACGTATTCAATTTGCTTTAGTTTGTTTTCTTCTGGCGACTGAAGTCAATAAGATGGGGGCAAGCAACCATGATTTGTTTGTGCCTGTTTCATTTGGGCATGGCCAATTTTGCTGAGCCTGCAGCTTTTttgttatgttttttttttgtttatgggAGTACTGAAATTAAAAAGGAACATGACAGATCCTTTGATTTACCTCTTTTTTGGATTTGCAATCTGCACAATTTTTTGTACTGTGATCTGTCATCATTAAAACCAAACCATATAATTGTTAAGTTTCTTTTTTACAGTTTAAATTTTGTCCATTATAGACACTAGTCCTTTTGTCCCCAGTCATTGATGTCAATTTCAGCATATAACCGTTTAGCCGCATGATCCATGCTGACAATTTTCAAAACACTTGTCACAATCGAATTTGGCCAGATAACATACCGTGCCTTTTTATAAAAGAAATATCTGGTCATCAATCCCTACTCCCTATGAAAGAACAAACTGTTTAATGCATAATTGAGCACTGACTTTACCTATTCTGCTGCTGTTTGGTCTTAAAAAGAAAACCAAACTACTGGTATTGTTGCTGTCGGCAATTTTCTATTACTCCCACTGGTTTAAGCAAGCGCAGTCATCGAAAGATGTGATAACGTATTCAATTTGCTTTGCACACAGATGATGGTCTTGTTAAGATGGAGTCAAGGTAGCTAAGATGGAATCGTATCATTGGTTTGAACAGTGGCCATATATGGATGATGCTCTTGTTAGTCCTATTCAAGGTAGCTAAGATGGAGTCGTATCATTGGATTGAACAGTGGCCACATATGGTGATGATCAGAACCTGATCCTTGTACATGCAAGTGCCATATTTGTATCTTCTGTTTGGTACTTGCATATGGCGTCTCTTGATTTTTAGCACTAACCGAAGGATCCCAATGATAGGGTTGTCTTTATGCTTTGATCTTGCCAAGTGACGGCTGGTGGTTTGTTCGAGTTTCTTTGGTTGAGGCTGTGCCGCCCTTGCACTGTTTTAAATTGGGCATGGCATCACAAATGGACGGTGACAAATTGTATGCTCATTTTCCTAGTCGAACTTTGAACTAGTGCTCTCCCTCTTTCGACTTTCCTTAACAACTCGCAGCAGACCCCGACACATGTCCCGGTTGTTTTTTACTTTGAATCATTGTAAACTACTAGTGAGAGCTGACAGGCGGCTGAAAGCTCATGTAAAACGTGACGCACTCACGCACAGACCATCACCTTGTCAGCATTCTGTTTCAGCTCTCAACTCTAAACTTTGGGAAAATTCAGAGCATGTTTGAAGCAAGGTCCGTTTCAGTTCAACTCATGGCAACtggaaattagaaaaaaaaacggCGGGGGGCAAATCTCTTGGTCttctgctccctccgttccaaattagaagtcattccaactttttaaagaatcaaagtatctcaagtttgaccaaatttatataataaagtactaatatttatgatcattagtttcttcattaaatatattttcatatatattttcatagtatatctattcggtgctaaAAAtgtttgtgatcctctctataatcttggtcaaacataaaattgtttgactcttcaagaaatttaaaataacttataatttggaacggaggggtaCTTACGCcatgtttggtagagcttcgacTCCTTCCAAAATAGCTTCGGCTCTAACTTTTTTGCTGGAGTGGCTTCTCTAGTGGAGCTAAAGCTGTTTTATAAAATATCTggtaaaataatttttcaatgGCAATATgagtaattttatgatcacttaatgcttggagagagaggagaagccggtgaaaccaatttttttaGCTTCTCCAAGTTGTTTTGCAGCTTCTCCCCAGTTTCAATGATGAAACCATTTTGTAATTGTCCCTTTGATAAGACTTCACCGAAAAATCGGTGGAGAAACTCCTAACAAACGGGGCCTCAGTCTTCCTGCAACTGTGCGTGACACGGAGGACCCGGTTCCTCTGGAACCGACCAGGTGCCACGCTGGACACAGCGCTCGCGGATCTGccacctcgtctcgctcgcgtcGCGTGACGCCACCCCATTGGCGTGGATAGACACACCacgcacgccgcgccgccgtggctGCTCTGCTCACATGCTCTCTCCCACTCCCAGTGTcagcgccctcgccggccggggCAACTGGGGCAGCAGCAAGCGCCGGGTGCCGCTTCCGCTGCCGAGTACTAGTAAATGCCAGCCGCTATATATTCAACTCCCCCCACCCGCATTCCCCCCAAGCCCAGCTTCCAAGTTCGCCCACGCCCCCACGCTTTGCCGAGATCGCTCACGCCTTCCAGTTCAAGCAACCCCACCACCCAGCCCCCAACCCGCCGGAGCAATGGGGAGCACggggggcgaggcggaggtggcccGCGCCGACTTCCCCGACGGCTTCGTCTTCGGCGTCGCCACCTCCGCATACCAGGTACCGGCCCCTCGTCGGCTCGTCCCGCCCGCCCCCACCCCATCTCATCCGCGCGGCCGCCTTCGCTTGGCGCCCGTCCCGTCGCGTGGCTTGCGGCTTTGCCTTCGCCCGTAGACTGCGCGACAGCTAGTGCGCGCAGCACGCGCTGGCCTGCTCGGGGGGCTGTCCTGTTTGGTCCCTGTTTTGGCTGTAGTTGAGAGCACTGGCGCCGTCGTTGCATTTTAAGCTTGTTACGCTTGGTGATCAGCGTCTTAGCTTGAGTTTGGATCGACGCACAGAGTTGATCTAGCTTGTCCCGAACGTGCAGGGTGCGGATTACCATTCCGCGTGTAGGGCACTTGGACTCCTCCGTCAAATTAGTATCTCCTTTATTCATATTAGCATTCCCGTTTCGGGTTAATTTCAAGTACAATTTCTGGTGAATTTTTGCTGTTGCCTCTTGGATGGGGATGAAGGAAGATAAACGGAGTGGAAGCTAGAATGATGGACCTGATAGAGGAATCCCCTACCATTAAATTCACTAATTATTAATGAAAGTAGTTTGTTCACGCCACTGTTGCCTTGTGTTGTTAATCAGAGTAGGAACATGGCTTACACATTTTGGATTATTTAGGATAAATCTATGCACGAAACCTTGTCACTCTAGCTTTCACCATGCGAGCGGTGGACTGGAGGTGGGCGGCAGTGCCCCATAAGGTACCTGAGTGCACATTTTAATATGTACATGTATAAAAATTTATGTCTAACCTATACAATAACAAAGCGGTAATGGTAAAAATGCTTACTAAAATTATTTATCTGATCAAATATTGTAGGAAAAAGTGTTAGGATGGGGATGATTAGTGCACCGATATAATAGATTAAGGGATCGATTTGCACCAATTAAAATACGagggacacttccaaaatacttaagagatgaaaaatacatatttCCAATATTATTACACCAATTCCCCAATTACATGATTTTGTATATTACTTCAATTCCTCAAGTCTCAAATATCGATGGATCATTTCTTAGTTGTCCAtttgttgcaatttgcaaaagcaaaacctCTAAATGCAGACCCTAACATTGCAATTTAAATGAATGAATTAGAATTGGTGACCAAAGAAATTGAAACACTACCTTATTACTTCAAACAAATTGATTTGCACCCAAAAACATTTGTGAGGAAATTTGTTGCATACTATTGAAATTTGGAGCAAAACAAAATTCCGGAAGGATGCTGTAgcggagagaaaaagaaaaggaagcttACGAGCAGCTTGAGGCCATGGGCACCAATCCGGCGAGGAGGCGTGCTGCAGTGACCGGCAATGAGCGAATGATGCCTCCCCATCTTTCGCCGCTTGCGATTTGGAAACTGGATAATGAAGTTTTTGCGTTTCAAGCGACCGCAATGTCGTGGGTGTCATTTAGCTTTCTCGCGCAACACTGGTAGAAAAAcgagtattagtcccggttgggaaacctcaTATATCTCggttttcccaaccgggactaattaatcgggactaaaggtccccatctttcacccgggactaaagaataGTCCTGgctggtaacaccaaccgaaactaaa
This window encodes:
- the LOC101767351 gene encoding uncharacterized protein LOC101767351, with amino-acid sequence MATAPAFTGNLKKALAGLRRINLDGLRWRVFDAKGQVLGRLASQIAVVLQGKDKPTYAPHVENGDMCIVLNAKDISVTGRKMTDKIYYWHTGYIGHLKERRLKDQMEKDPTEVIRKAVLRMLPRNRLRDDRDRKLRIFSGNEHPFHDRALEPFVMPPRQVREMRPRARRALIRAQKKEQANRTKEEEDAKNTKAEATA
- the LOC101767748 gene encoding pentatricopeptide repeat-containing protein At3g02650, mitochondrial, producing MWRSRARALLLLRSSIPRSPPQQPPPHPARSLTRGPPPRLLSRFLSSSPDPIPDANSSSADPFPEASSPTAATPDDGTEAGEDSLSSMWEEAGDADDIFASPGGADAVADEEEVARVRDVVESTPEDKIASTLADMVVDFNEPLLAAVLLAADQCSCKKLISLFNYAAKNNPATKSLSNLEILVGKVADSDEIDKMDAYLLWDSVKEIGSVPGSVSTPLLNEMIAIFWKLEKSKAALEVFAKFDEFGCTPDSNSYYLAIEAARKKSMFRSACEVCEKMIGSGCFPNCEKVGRILTFLCDGKKVKVAHSLYLAAKEKKIQIPKSALDFLVSALARNDETVGTALELLEEYQGESLKHAGKSFATVVHALCRTNKLEDANNLLTRMVQLEEYQGESLKDAGKTFATVIHGLCRKKKLEDAKKLLLRMVDLGPAPGKAVFNFVITALSKQGEMEDAKGLLRLMENEGVSPDIYTYSVLMSGYAKGGMIDEAHALLREAKKIHLKLNRVSYHILIRGYCKMEEFEKAIECLKEMRKDGLLPNVDEYDKLIQSLCLKALDWRRAEKLLEEMEDSGLCLKGISRSLIAAVKELEGEEMQSKSSLEA